A region of Vibrio porteresiae DSM 19223 DNA encodes the following proteins:
- a CDS encoding OmpA family protein has product MKKQLIISLVASVISASCLAQESDLYSYLCNKDGNTQGYQMTGGTAKKLVMYPGDSLQTVAITANPDQEWLLGQVKPDQVPTDCLSYFLSQGYWQKGQSIARFHFEFNSKSLSGADKAILARLVTTLAHTPNVSVVGHTDSIGSDAYNQSLGEKRAQSVVKLVSSQSKDVSLTTSSRGESQPIASNSTVQGRALNRRVEIVLEDVMQ; this is encoded by the coding sequence ATGAAAAAACAATTAATAATTTCTTTGGTGGCAAGTGTTATTTCTGCAAGCTGTTTGGCCCAAGAATCTGATCTGTATTCTTATTTATGTAATAAAGATGGCAATACGCAGGGTTATCAAATGACGGGTGGCACTGCAAAAAAATTGGTGATGTATCCTGGCGATAGTTTACAAACCGTTGCGATCACTGCAAACCCAGATCAAGAGTGGTTACTTGGCCAAGTAAAACCAGACCAAGTGCCTACCGATTGCTTGAGTTACTTTTTGAGTCAAGGTTATTGGCAAAAAGGTCAGAGTATCGCTCGTTTCCATTTTGAGTTTAACAGCAAGTCATTGTCCGGTGCTGATAAGGCGATTCTTGCTCGTTTAGTGACTACATTAGCGCATACACCTAATGTATCTGTTGTTGGACATACAGACTCAATCGGCTCAGATGCTTACAACCAAAGCTTGGGTGAAAAACGCGCACAATCTGTGGTTAAGCTTGTATCGAGTCAGAGTAAAGACGTGTCGTTGACAACGAGTAGCAGAGGGGAAAGCCAGCCAATCGCTTCCAATAGCACTGTGCAAGGTCGCGCGCTCAATCGTCGTGTTGAAATTGTGTTAGAAGATGTAATGCAATAA
- a CDS encoding TadE/TadG family type IV pilus assembly protein, producing MISHRNKQSGHAAILFAMMIPLLFGVFILGTDGARALQAKARLEEASEAAVLAVAGQSGSTQAAHDEMATNYIQYYFPFAEMEDITTEDIPCADNSACDTEDDAVNRFYEYTVSATISEPNWFSKDTISTSFGDSTDVGGYSSARKYQSQTVDIILVSDFSSSMLQSTGSSVNSKVTDLKSIISDVADTINEYNEHTGTQKNTMAFVGFGYYTYGAYSTSISKNGSTYSGFPYYTYLMCTGAKNSSHPANDGWCGASSSDLGNIDYSQSVSAANIFDESAYLPTSIIQYPYTISASTYNNIDYSYQKMYTKNSDSNTYHFRYYNLGLTSDVSELSDTIDNFVPQGSTAFYTGLIRGAQIANKGNNSRRLIIILSDGNNTHEDVTTELVADGLCDNITDTLNSQTTTVTDSEGDEVEESVKSRIFAIGFGYQASQNPGMTNCVGTNNVYDSNDSDEIKDKILELIAEEMGRLTPSDETN from the coding sequence ATGATAAGTCATCGTAATAAGCAATCAGGACATGCAGCAATACTCTTTGCCATGATGATCCCGCTATTGTTCGGCGTTTTCATTCTTGGTACTGATGGGGCAAGAGCGTTACAAGCCAAAGCTCGTTTAGAAGAGGCATCTGAAGCAGCGGTGCTAGCCGTCGCGGGTCAAAGTGGGTCAACTCAGGCTGCTCATGATGAAATGGCGACCAACTATATCCAATACTATTTTCCGTTTGCGGAGATGGAAGACATCACCACTGAAGATATCCCTTGTGCCGATAACTCTGCCTGCGATACTGAAGATGATGCAGTGAATCGCTTTTATGAATATACCGTTTCTGCAACCATATCAGAGCCGAATTGGTTTTCTAAGGATACTATATCAACCAGTTTTGGCGATTCTACCGATGTCGGTGGTTATTCATCCGCACGAAAATATCAGTCGCAAACGGTCGATATTATATTAGTATCGGATTTTTCGTCCTCGATGTTACAAAGTACAGGCAGTAGTGTTAATTCAAAAGTAACGGATTTAAAATCGATAATTTCAGACGTTGCGGATACGATTAACGAATACAATGAGCATACTGGAACACAAAAAAACACCATGGCATTTGTTGGCTTTGGTTATTATACCTATGGTGCGTACTCAACAAGTATTAGTAAGAATGGTTCTACATATAGTGGGTTTCCCTATTACACATATCTAATGTGTACTGGAGCGAAAAATAGTTCCCATCCTGCTAATGATGGGTGGTGTGGAGCTTCATCAAGTGACTTAGGAAATATTGATTATTCACAGTCTGTAAGCGCGGCGAATATTTTCGATGAAAGTGCCTACTTACCCACTAGCATTATTCAATATCCATATACAATTTCTGCTAGCACATACAATAATATAGATTATTCTTATCAGAAAATGTATACAAAAAATTCAGATAGTAATACATATCATTTTCGATATTACAATTTGGGTTTAACGTCAGATGTTTCTGAGCTTAGTGACACCATTGATAATTTCGTTCCTCAAGGTTCAACTGCATTTTATACTGGTTTGATTCGAGGTGCTCAAATTGCAAATAAAGGAAATAATTCACGGCGTTTAATTATTATTTTATCAGATGGTAATAATACGCATGAAGATGTTACAACTGAGTTAGTTGCTGATGGCCTCTGTGACAATATTACCGACACACTAAATAGCCAAACTACGACAGTTACCGATAGTGAAGGTGATGAGGTTGAAGAATCGGTTAAGTCTCGAATATTTGCAATCGGATTTGGATATCAAGCGAGTCAGAACCCCGGCATGACAAATTGTGTTGGAACGAATAACGTTTATGACTCAAACGATAGTGACGAGATCAAAGACAAAATTTTGGAATTAATTGCAGAAGAGATGGGGCGGTTAACGCCATCAGATGAGACAAATTAG
- the tadF gene encoding tight adherence pilus pseudopilin TadF: protein MKNSHCSRRKGNFTVEFAIVGVFFSLLLVFSGDIIIKLSIKGKLERLSYSIVNIVKERTQLFGEDEYSVDDTEAENAYTITVASLKRTMSSFDESKFGFVLDAYTRSDYGTGDKIDSIVSGSGSWVHEGSNISCQSTKPDKDLIFQTSWGRSATFYQVTLCYASPNWFGSIIGGDYSKISVRSAAVGR from the coding sequence GTGAAAAATTCGCACTGTAGTAGAAGAAAAGGCAATTTTACAGTTGAATTTGCCATCGTAGGAGTGTTCTTCTCTTTATTACTGGTATTTAGTGGTGACATTATCATAAAACTCAGTATTAAAGGAAAATTGGAGCGACTCTCTTATTCAATCGTTAATATTGTAAAAGAGCGTACCCAGTTATTTGGGGAAGACGAATATAGTGTTGATGATACGGAAGCAGAGAATGCTTATACCATTACCGTCGCCTCATTAAAAAGAACCATGTCAAGTTTTGATGAAAGCAAATTTGGATTTGTTTTAGATGCATACACAAGAAGTGATTATGGTACTGGCGATAAGATAGATAGCATAGTCTCAGGTTCAGGCTCTTGGGTTCACGAGGGAAGTAATATTTCTTGTCAATCGACTAAGCCAGACAAAGATCTTATTTTTCAAACCTCTTGGGGTAGATCTGCGACGTTTTATCAGGTGACACTATGTTATGCATCACCTAATTGGTTTGGTTCTATTATTGGGGGTGATTATTCGAAGATATCAGTACGCTCTGCAGCGGTAGGACGATAA
- a CDS encoding TadE/TadG family type IV pilus assembly protein, with product MMKRQYLSSSIKKQKGVAAIEFAMGFFFFWLMCAVWVEMSFLSYVSAIGDLAISQVALHSKRVSSEWSSANDVFLADFESVIDNSDSLWRYVVDSDDFSYSIRYVASYEKLVDEDDTCEVTDTSESNSTTCGNASNAAIAIYRIQYDASPIFNYFLDSNTLFSREAIVIQEYQREKFAL from the coding sequence ATGATGAAACGCCAATATCTAAGTAGTAGTATCAAAAAGCAGAAAGGTGTCGCTGCAATTGAATTTGCAATGGGCTTTTTCTTTTTTTGGTTAATGTGTGCTGTTTGGGTTGAAATGAGTTTTCTATCTTATGTGTCGGCTATTGGTGATTTGGCAATTTCACAAGTTGCGTTACACAGTAAGAGAGTTTCTTCTGAATGGTCGAGTGCTAATGATGTCTTTTTGGCTGATTTTGAATCTGTGATAGATAACAGTGACAGTTTGTGGCGCTATGTTGTTGATTCTGATGATTTTAGCTACAGCATTCGTTATGTTGCAAGTTATGAAAAATTAGTTGATGAAGATGATACGTGTGAAGTAACGGATACCAGTGAGTCGAATAGTACTACCTGTGGTAATGCATCAAATGCGGCTATCGCTATTTATCGTATTCAATATGATGCCTCACCTATTTTTAATTACTTTCTCGATAGTAACACTCTGTTTTCTCGTGAAGCCATAGTCATCCAGGAATATCAACGTGAAAAATTCGCACTGTAG
- a CDS encoding tetratricopeptide repeat protein: MVYKLSSYLLLAIALSGCTSLQDKGLHLSDQTNEKVLITSGNYPKLIEFYKKQLKDNDDNKTRIKLVDSYERVNDYGSAIFYLEPLLKKTHDVTVDVNILAGRAYLNQGDFSQAKQYLDRANKQEANNAEVMNLLGVLASYQGDFVSAKKWFLASRTAMGDDKKVKNNLALIAMLEGDFATAKYLLLQLVDDKSAPQKKVRSNLALVYAKLDDKAAFDRLMRQSDSANKDELFAQLQQVKIVSIHSLISNSSLDSGENDETPISK, from the coding sequence ATGGTCTATAAACTATCCAGTTATCTATTATTAGCCATTGCTTTATCTGGATGTACATCGCTCCAAGACAAAGGATTACATCTTTCTGATCAAACAAATGAAAAAGTTCTCATTACCAGTGGTAACTATCCAAAATTGATTGAGTTTTATAAGAAACAACTCAAAGATAATGATGACAATAAGACGCGCATAAAACTTGTCGATTCTTACGAACGAGTGAATGATTATGGGTCAGCCATCTTTTATCTTGAGCCTCTGTTGAAAAAAACTCATGATGTCACTGTTGATGTCAATATTCTTGCTGGTCGTGCTTATCTTAATCAGGGCGACTTTAGTCAGGCTAAGCAATATTTAGATCGAGCAAATAAACAAGAGGCGAATAATGCGGAGGTGATGAACTTACTTGGTGTGCTAGCAAGCTATCAGGGGGACTTTGTCTCGGCCAAAAAATGGTTCTTAGCTTCGCGGACTGCAATGGGTGATGACAAAAAAGTAAAAAATAACCTTGCTCTTATTGCCATGCTTGAAGGTGACTTTGCAACGGCAAAGTATCTTCTTTTACAACTAGTTGACGATAAAAGTGCCCCACAGAAGAAAGTTCGTTCTAATCTGGCACTGGTCTACGCCAAGTTAGATGATAAAGCCGCGTTTGACAGGTTGATGAGACAATCCGATTCAGCAAACAAGGATGAGTTATTTGCCCAATTGCAACAAGTAAAAATAGTGAGTATTCACTCGCTAATCTCTAACTCTTCTTTAGATAGCGGTGAGAATGATGAAACGCCAATATCTAAGTAG
- a CDS encoding type II secretion system F family protein: MNIMMVLSFLLLSFGIGSLLFVMGKSRRQKKLTRFNLDIPQNDDNELAKVADFFDRVFSNSQEEIEKKLLAAGIYDTSWAKYYSIVKYGLLFLGVAFVAAGYYWFDFTQKQIIMTLGIWVLVLLLGPDMYMAQRKKDLQKVISAKLPYMLDLLAVCVQTGMTIEAAVSYLSLEFGAFDKDLSHMLKKVDERARLVGLEQALSELYERIPSNEIRSFVMTLNQSLQYGSSIYSVLTTLSADIREVQLLHVEEKIGQLSSKMSIPLIIFIMVPIVILIAGPGIMRLMQNGL; encoded by the coding sequence ATGAATATAATGATGGTATTATCATTTTTACTACTGAGTTTTGGGATTGGCTCATTATTGTTTGTGATGGGTAAGAGTCGTCGACAAAAAAAGCTGACTCGCTTTAATCTCGATATTCCTCAGAATGATGATAATGAATTAGCCAAAGTTGCAGACTTTTTCGACCGAGTATTTTCTAACAGTCAAGAAGAAATAGAGAAAAAACTCTTAGCTGCGGGGATTTATGATACCTCTTGGGCTAAATATTATTCCATAGTGAAATATGGTTTGTTGTTTTTGGGCGTAGCATTCGTTGCTGCTGGCTACTACTGGTTTGATTTTACTCAAAAACAGATCATTATGACTTTAGGTATTTGGGTCTTAGTCTTGCTACTCGGTCCTGATATGTATATGGCACAACGTAAGAAAGATCTCCAGAAGGTGATTTCTGCAAAGTTGCCATATATGCTTGATTTATTAGCAGTTTGTGTTCAAACCGGTATGACGATAGAAGCCGCTGTTAGCTACTTGTCCTTAGAGTTTGGTGCTTTCGACAAAGATTTAAGTCATATGTTGAAGAAAGTTGATGAACGCGCACGTCTTGTTGGATTAGAGCAAGCATTATCTGAATTGTATGAACGTATTCCGAGTAATGAAATTCGCAGTTTTGTTATGACGCTTAACCAAAGTTTGCAATATGGATCCTCTATTTATTCTGTATTAACAACGTTAAGTGCTGACATTCGCGAAGTGCAATTACTTCATGTGGAAGAAAAAATAGGTCAGTTATCCTCAAAGATGTCTATTCCACTCATTATTTTTATTATGGTTCCGATCGTTATTTTAATTGCCGGTCCAGGGATTATGAGGTTAATGCAAAATGGTCTATAA
- a CDS encoding type II secretion system F family protein, producing the protein MIYLLIILLGVAAIIYAVVNQRKLHRSRHSYLNEFNKTEFVHSLVTNQQAVDLASLLDRSFIESVKQRWENFKKQLGTKPELKLLLVLAGLFFGAIVFNRTYLRADNTLFVPIFMLLGFVFFYRWMQNRERKLFEEQFPDALNMMTSAVSSGESIMHAILYVGDKLEGDIGKEFNLMGRRLQLGETPDEVFRKSCRRYPYPSFYFFVITLRANMQRGGQLKEIMHRLNRTMFNARAVEKKKFALTSEARTSAKIVAAIPFIFLFMLQFLNPENYEFVMFNASGRVILYYVIISEAIGIGIVWSLMKSVK; encoded by the coding sequence ATGATTTATCTTCTTATTATTCTGTTAGGTGTGGCAGCCATTATCTACGCTGTGGTAAACCAGCGTAAATTGCATCGTTCACGCCATTCCTATCTCAATGAGTTTAATAAGACAGAGTTTGTTCATTCTCTAGTCACCAATCAGCAAGCAGTTGATCTTGCATCGCTTTTAGATCGTTCGTTTATTGAAAGCGTGAAACAACGTTGGGAGAACTTTAAAAAGCAACTCGGCACAAAACCTGAGCTTAAGTTATTGCTGGTATTAGCAGGATTGTTCTTTGGTGCGATTGTTTTTAACCGTACCTATCTTCGTGCCGACAACACTTTATTTGTGCCGATTTTTATGTTGTTAGGTTTTGTTTTTTTCTACCGTTGGATGCAAAACCGTGAACGTAAGTTATTTGAAGAGCAGTTTCCTGATGCACTCAATATGATGACCAGTGCCGTTTCTTCAGGTGAAAGTATTATGCATGCGATTTTGTATGTTGGCGATAAACTCGAAGGTGATATTGGTAAAGAGTTCAATCTCATGGGACGAAGATTACAACTTGGAGAAACGCCTGATGAGGTTTTTCGTAAGTCGTGTCGGCGTTATCCATACCCGTCTTTCTATTTCTTTGTTATCACGCTACGAGCCAATATGCAGCGAGGCGGGCAATTAAAAGAAATTATGCATCGTTTAAACCGAACGATGTTTAATGCTAGAGCGGTAGAAAAGAAAAAATTCGCGTTGACCTCGGAAGCTCGTACGTCTGCAAAAATCGTTGCTGCTATACCGTTTATTTTTTTATTTATGCTGCAATTCTTGAATCCTGAAAACTATGAATTCGTCATGTTCAATGCTTCTGGTCGAGTCATTCTTTATTACGTCATTATTAGCGAAGCGATTGGTATTGGCATTGTATGGTCATTAATGAAGAGTGTTAAGTAG
- a CDS encoding CpaF family protein: MIGTKDLYVKLRKQIFDALDPTMIGSIERPQLQSQLESAVNLLLENEDVPVSNVVRHQFVDSLTDELVGLGPLQRLMDDESITDIMVNGPDAVFIERNGLVEKAPISFIDENQLLAIAKRIASRVGRRVDESSPTCDARLADGSRVNIVIPPISIDGTAISIRKFKKHSIDLKKLCEFGAMSPEMAQLLMIAARCRLNILISGGTGSGKTTMLNALSEYISEKERIITIEDAAELKMQQPHVVRLETRTAGIENTGLINQRDLVINSLRMRPDRIIVGECRGPEAFEMLQAMNTGHDGSMSTLHANTPRDAMARVESMVMMANNNLPLEAIRRTIVSAVDLIIQISRLHDGSRKVMNITEVVGLEGSNVVMEEIFRFQPSYQANEDGKVRGNFITAGLMQRSVLVEKAKFFGLEEQLMAAFRAGEHA; this comes from the coding sequence ATGATCGGAACTAAAGATCTTTACGTCAAACTACGTAAGCAAATATTTGATGCGCTGGATCCGACAATGATCGGTAGCATCGAACGGCCGCAATTGCAGTCACAGCTCGAAAGCGCTGTGAATCTTTTGCTGGAAAACGAAGACGTTCCAGTATCTAACGTTGTTAGGCACCAGTTTGTGGATAGTTTAACCGATGAATTAGTCGGATTAGGGCCACTACAACGTTTAATGGATGACGAATCGATCACCGATATTATGGTCAATGGTCCTGATGCGGTATTTATTGAGCGTAATGGCTTAGTTGAAAAAGCACCGATCAGCTTTATTGATGAAAACCAACTGTTAGCGATTGCCAAGCGGATCGCAAGTCGAGTCGGTCGTCGAGTTGATGAATCCAGTCCAACCTGTGATGCACGTTTGGCTGACGGAAGCCGCGTTAATATTGTTATTCCGCCAATTTCTATTGATGGGACTGCAATATCGATTCGTAAGTTTAAAAAGCACAGTATTGATCTGAAAAAGCTATGTGAATTTGGCGCTATGAGCCCAGAAATGGCTCAATTACTGATGATCGCTGCGCGTTGCCGACTCAACATTTTGATTTCTGGTGGTACAGGTTCTGGTAAAACAACCATGTTGAATGCGTTATCAGAGTATATTTCTGAGAAAGAACGCATTATTACCATTGAAGATGCTGCTGAGCTAAAAATGCAGCAACCACACGTTGTGCGCCTAGAAACGCGTACTGCCGGGATTGAAAACACAGGTTTGATCAATCAGCGTGACTTGGTAATTAACTCATTGCGTATGCGTCCTGACCGTATCATTGTTGGCGAATGTCGTGGTCCAGAGGCATTTGAAATGCTCCAAGCCATGAACACAGGTCATGATGGCTCGATGTCAACATTGCACGCCAATACACCACGTGATGCAATGGCCCGTGTGGAATCTATGGTGATGATGGCGAATAACAACCTGCCTCTGGAAGCAATTCGTCGCACGATTGTGAGTGCGGTTGATTTGATCATCCAAATTTCTCGTCTGCATGATGGCTCGCGTAAGGTCATGAACATTACTGAAGTGGTCGGCTTAGAAGGCAGTAATGTGGTAATGGAAGAGATATTTCGCTTTCAACCCTCTTACCAAGCGAATGAGGATGGCAAGGTACGAGGTAATTTCATTACTGCGGGTTTGATGCAGCGTTCTGTGTTGGTCGAAAAAGCGAAGTTTTTTGGTTTAGAAGAACAATTAATGGCTGCTTTTAGAGCTGGAGAGCATGCATAA
- a CDS encoding type II secretion system protein Z, whose translation MFNLVDTLKSKQKQEVEQEHIKTVLFYQTESCQNLVQESYRFEGIAEPATLLNNDDEIAEHVRLQSVEIVIIELNDSKNIAKDAERISHLLPSHASVIVIGSEDAISTIRNLKALGFYYLFWPITKQELIDFVRSVHDNRERNRGPGQNRRAKRVSILGAKGGVGATAITAELSYLLSEEKHASCVVVDHNYTSGNIDIMLGIQKFEKRRIQRGAFTELVDLSSARGLLYKQSELLSVLGLTSKEFSHEEIAEYHRSVINVMMTECNFIIEDFSASSGQVHLEKNSWLDSDCIILVLSPTVSSLRDAGRIKLLLDKVPLSERPRVLVVVNHTCPEKFSTVTFSEIEKFLEIKPDAIVPFISNFGEEILNGKRLAKLNNKSSVPIRALASLVVGEKTITKSSWLNKWFKKA comes from the coding sequence ATGTTTAATTTAGTTGACACACTAAAGTCAAAACAAAAGCAGGAAGTAGAGCAGGAACATATCAAGACGGTATTGTTTTACCAGACCGAGTCCTGTCAAAACCTTGTTCAAGAATCTTATCGTTTTGAAGGGATTGCCGAGCCGGCAACCCTTTTGAACAATGATGACGAAATTGCAGAGCACGTTCGATTACAAAGTGTCGAAATTGTTATTATCGAATTGAATGATAGTAAGAATATCGCCAAAGATGCTGAGCGTATCAGTCACCTCTTGCCAAGTCATGCTTCTGTGATTGTTATTGGTAGTGAAGATGCTATTTCAACCATTCGTAACCTTAAGGCGCTAGGCTTTTATTACCTGTTTTGGCCAATCACTAAACAAGAACTGATTGATTTTGTTCGTAGTGTGCATGATAACCGTGAACGTAATCGTGGCCCAGGTCAAAACCGTCGCGCTAAGCGTGTATCGATTCTTGGAGCAAAGGGTGGAGTAGGAGCGACGGCCATTACGGCTGAGCTATCTTATCTGCTTTCTGAGGAAAAACATGCCTCTTGTGTCGTTGTAGACCATAACTACACGAGCGGTAATATCGATATTATGCTGGGGATTCAAAAATTCGAAAAACGTCGTATCCAGCGTGGCGCGTTTACCGAATTGGTGGACTTATCCAGTGCGCGTGGTTTGCTCTATAAACAGAGTGAGTTACTTTCTGTATTAGGTTTAACCTCCAAAGAGTTTTCGCATGAAGAGATTGCTGAGTATCACCGCTCAGTAATCAATGTCATGATGACCGAATGTAACTTTATAATTGAAGATTTCTCGGCGTCATCAGGCCAAGTTCATCTCGAAAAAAACAGTTGGCTCGACAGTGACTGTATTATTTTGGTTCTTTCTCCGACGGTATCATCATTGAGAGATGCCGGACGTATCAAATTATTGCTAGATAAGGTGCCGTTGTCTGAGCGCCCTCGAGTATTAGTCGTCGTTAACCATACTTGCCCAGAAAAGTTTTCTACAGTGACCTTTTCTGAAATAGAGAAGTTTTTGGAAATTAAACCAGATGCCATCGTGCCTTTTATTTCCAACTTCGGTGAAGAAATCCTCAATGGCAAACGCTTAGCTAAATTGAATAATAAATCATCGGTACCTATTAGAGCGCTAGCATCTTTAGTTGTGGGTGAAAAAACCATAACTAAATCATCTTGGTTAAATAAGTGGTTTAAAAAGGCCTAA
- a CDS encoding type II and III secretion system protein family protein: MKLKNSWLYQTLMRLSCLCIVVASPTVFAAQVTNIANGEATALTTKEDISSVFIADPAVADYQVIGKNKVVVFGKSIGSTSILVFDGDGNTLLSRTVVVNESLLAIKQQIALRYPELDISIYNLGKQVILSGTVSSEEQKQDIETLVGELLGKSGTDNSVALTSSSSDSSGSSESSSSSSSSSQSLKMGKTYQGVVNNLEVAVTKQVNVKLTIAEVTQSFSEQLGLQTYSDGQSNGIFVNPLKSFSASDIVSVINAIADNSVGQILAEPNMSVISGGNANFLVGGELPVVTVIDGSTSISYKEYGIKLSLAANVLRDDKIQLSIQPEVSSLDDTYSNSTYDVPALKTRKAQTTIELGDGQSFVLGGLLNNEETESLSKIPYIGDIPILGALFRYTDTSRRKTELVIVATVSLVKPIESQDVKLPAFERTTNLQRFFAWDKKTDKNYPARQLLLDGGFIQ, encoded by the coding sequence ATGAAACTTAAAAATAGTTGGCTATACCAAACGCTGATGCGTTTATCCTGTCTGTGTATTGTTGTGGCTAGTCCAACCGTGTTTGCTGCGCAAGTGACAAATATTGCCAATGGCGAAGCTACTGCTTTAACAACCAAAGAAGATATCAGTTCGGTTTTTATTGCCGATCCTGCGGTTGCCGATTATCAAGTTATCGGCAAGAACAAAGTGGTGGTGTTTGGTAAAAGCATTGGTAGTACCTCTATTTTGGTGTTTGATGGTGATGGTAACACGCTATTAAGTCGCACAGTTGTGGTGAATGAAAGCCTATTGGCCATCAAACAACAAATCGCGTTGCGTTACCCTGAGCTAGATATTTCGATCTATAACTTGGGCAAACAAGTGATTTTAAGTGGCACGGTGTCATCTGAAGAGCAAAAACAAGATATTGAAACATTAGTTGGCGAGCTTCTTGGTAAGAGTGGTACTGATAACTCTGTAGCTCTAACGAGTAGTAGCAGTGACAGTTCAGGTTCATCAGAATCTTCTAGTTCTTCATCAAGTTCAAGCCAAAGCTTGAAAATGGGTAAAACGTATCAAGGTGTAGTCAATAACCTTGAAGTTGCTGTGACAAAACAAGTCAATGTGAAATTGACGATTGCTGAAGTAACCCAGTCATTTTCTGAACAGCTTGGTTTACAGACGTACAGTGATGGTCAAAGTAATGGTATTTTTGTTAACCCATTAAAGAGCTTTAGTGCCAGTGACATTGTTTCTGTTATTAATGCTATTGCAGATAATTCTGTCGGGCAAATATTAGCCGAGCCTAACATGTCAGTGATTTCCGGTGGTAATGCAAACTTTTTAGTGGGCGGTGAATTGCCAGTCGTGACTGTCATCGATGGTAGCACCAGTATTTCTTATAAAGAATACGGCATCAAACTGAGCTTAGCAGCTAACGTACTACGTGATGACAAGATTCAGCTTTCTATCCAACCAGAAGTAAGTTCACTGGATGATACCTATTCCAATTCAACCTATGATGTGCCTGCATTAAAAACACGTAAAGCACAAACCACTATCGAGCTCGGTGATGGTCAAAGCTTTGTATTAGGCGGCTTACTGAATAACGAAGAGACCGAATCATTATCTAAAATTCCTTACATTGGTGATATCCCGATTTTAGGTGCTTTGTTTCGATATACAGATACATCGCGTAGAAAAACAGAATTGGTGATTGTCGCGACTGTGAGCTTAGTTAAACCGATTGAAAGTCAAGACGTTAAATTGCCAGCGTTTGAACGTACCACAAACTTACAACGCTTCTTTGCTTGGGATAAAAAGACAGATAAAAACTATCCAGCTCGTCAATTGCTATTGGATGGAGGATTTATCCAATGA
- the cpaB gene encoding Flp pilus assembly protein CpaB — translation MNIKVVTLIAVLAIFSGGYGLTHQSTAKPEKQVEQKEQEQLIQVYLAKHDLAKGEPLSRSDVVVEKWKQAKANQFGIDKDQSLAFKTGQLVRAPVLAGAVIYPENIISQEDSDYVDFIIQPNRIAFPLETTNDAIVGGVIRANSHIDVLALTSTAQNLANDRSINSYKGVSLAPILMNIKVLKVATEKVKENKEEREKTSLILELTPKQVSTLTIAKRIAQLEVHQTVKNATAKDLSANSGDVMGTYHAITEFRAGNSSVK, via the coding sequence ATGAATATTAAAGTGGTTACTCTCATCGCTGTATTAGCCATTTTTTCGGGTGGTTACGGCTTAACACATCAGTCGACAGCTAAACCGGAAAAACAGGTAGAACAGAAAGAGCAAGAGCAGTTGATCCAAGTTTATTTGGCAAAACATGACCTAGCAAAAGGTGAACCGCTGTCTCGTTCCGATGTTGTCGTGGAGAAATGGAAGCAAGCTAAGGCGAATCAGTTTGGTATTGATAAAGATCAGTCACTGGCATTTAAAACGGGGCAATTAGTTAGGGCGCCAGTATTAGCAGGAGCTGTTATTTATCCTGAAAATATTATTTCTCAGGAAGATTCTGATTATGTCGATTTTATTATCCAACCAAATAGAATTGCTTTCCCTTTAGAAACAACCAATGATGCTATTGTAGGTGGAGTCATCCGTGCAAACAGTCATATCGATGTATTAGCGTTAACGTCGACCGCACAAAACTTAGCGAACGATCGTTCAATAAACTCTTACAAAGGCGTCTCTCTTGCTCCCATTTTGATGAATATTAAAGTATTAAAAGTAGCAACTGAGAAAGTAAAAGAAAACAAAGAAGAACGTGAGAAAACGAGTTTAATTCTTGAGTTAACCCCTAAACAGGTATCGACACTCACCATTGCCAAGCGTATTGCACAATTAGAAGTTCACCAAACGGTTAAGAATGCTACCGCAAAAGACTTATCAGCGAATTCCGGTGATGTGATGGGAACTTACCATGCGATTACTGAGTTCCGCGCCGGAAACTCATCTGTTAAATAG